From a single Leclercia sp. AS011 genomic region:
- a CDS encoding rhodanese-like domain-containing protein, with amino-acid sequence MSYVTDYPAATAEIAANHFLQRLSVETDCADVWSAFQEGDRDFVLLHVVGSPETFARRHIPGALHLPHREITAQRMAEWPADTLFVVYCAGPHCNGADRAALKLAQLGRPVKIMIGGMTGWADEGFAFNDR; translated from the coding sequence ATGAGCTATGTGACTGATTACCCGGCGGCGACAGCAGAGATTGCAGCGAACCATTTTTTACAACGCCTGAGCGTGGAGACCGACTGCGCCGATGTCTGGAGCGCCTTCCAGGAGGGGGACAGGGATTTTGTGCTGCTGCACGTGGTGGGCAGCCCGGAAACCTTCGCCCGCCGCCATATCCCCGGAGCCCTGCATCTGCCCCATCGGGAGATCACCGCCCAGCGGATGGCAGAGTGGCCAGCCGATACCCTGTTTGTGGTCTACTGCGCCGGGCCGCACTGCAACGGCGCCGATCGGGCAGCGCTGAAGCTGGCGCAGCTGGGTCGCCCGGTGAAAATCATGATTGGTGGCATGACCGGATGGGCCGACGAAGGTTTTGCGTTTAACGATCGGTAA
- the ftrA gene encoding transcriptional regulator FtrA, which yields MNNPLVVALAYDGLCTFEFGIAVEIFGLARPEMGDNWYRFAVAGVEPGELRATGGIRLMVDGGLELLDQAGTIIVPGWRGADVPVPAALCQQLVAAHQRGARILSICSGVFVLAAAGLLDNRQATTHWRYTDLLRQRYPAIQVTPDVLYIDNGDVLTSAGSAAGIDLCLHLVRRDYGSVAANQVARRLVVSPHRDGGQAQFIQQAVPVAYEGHRLGALFDYLLENLATPHSVESLAKFVGMSPRTFLRRFAATTGKTPAQWLLNARLSRSQDLLENSQLSIERIAEQVGFGSVATMRHHFRNQLATTPAAYRRGFAEPAR from the coding sequence ATGAATAATCCTCTGGTGGTGGCGCTGGCCTATGACGGCTTATGTACGTTTGAATTCGGCATTGCGGTAGAAATCTTTGGCCTGGCCCGCCCTGAAATGGGGGATAACTGGTATCGCTTCGCGGTGGCGGGTGTCGAGCCGGGAGAGTTGCGCGCCACGGGGGGCATCCGGCTGATGGTCGACGGCGGGCTGGAACTGCTGGATCAGGCCGGAACCATAATCGTTCCCGGCTGGCGGGGCGCGGATGTCCCGGTGCCCGCCGCGCTGTGCCAGCAGCTTGTTGCGGCCCATCAGCGTGGGGCGCGGATCCTGTCCATCTGCTCTGGGGTCTTTGTGCTTGCCGCCGCAGGGTTACTCGACAACCGTCAGGCCACTACCCACTGGCGCTACACTGACCTGCTGCGACAGCGTTATCCCGCCATTCAGGTGACACCTGACGTGCTGTATATCGATAACGGGGATGTGCTGACCTCCGCCGGGAGCGCGGCGGGTATCGACCTGTGTCTGCATCTGGTGCGTCGGGATTATGGCAGCGTGGCGGCAAACCAGGTGGCGCGTCGGCTGGTGGTGTCGCCGCATCGCGATGGCGGCCAGGCCCAGTTTATTCAGCAGGCGGTACCCGTTGCCTATGAAGGCCACCGGCTTGGCGCGCTCTTTGATTATCTGCTTGAAAACCTTGCAACTCCGCACAGCGTCGAGTCGCTGGCGAAATTTGTTGGCATGAGTCCACGTACCTTTTTGCGCCGTTTTGCGGCGACCACCGGTAAAACCCCTGCCCAGTGGCTGTTGAACGCCCGCCTGAGCCGCAGCCAGGATCTGCTGGAGAACAGCCAGCTGTCGATAGAGCGGATTGCTGAGCAGGTGGGGTTTGGCAGCGTGGCGACCATGCGCCATCACTTCAGAAATCAGCTGGCGACGACGCCTGCAGCGTACCGGAGAGGGTTTGCTGAACCCGCGCGGTGA
- a CDS encoding LacI family DNA-binding transcriptional regulator, translating into MNKNRNATLEDVARQAGVSYQTVSRVLNKSVNVAEKTRIRVEQAIEDLRYVPNRLAQQLVGKRTQTLGLVTTSLALHAPSQIAASVKKHAREAGYQVLISMIDDADPTAIQQSINDFKSQFIEKILINVPLETPPARELAEHNCDVTCLFLDVAPDSGVFHVIFDPANGTQESVKRLCELGHSNIALMPGPQNSVSATLRLENWLSSLATFGITPAAVIFGTWDAQSGYDGARELLDDKTAFSALLVGNDQMALGALSALNKAGIAVPRQVSVIGYDDSYESAFFIPALTTVRLDLDAQGQEAVARVLAATPDSTPDSCVMPAEFILRDSVTVNGKG; encoded by the coding sequence GTGAACAAAAACAGAAATGCGACGCTGGAAGATGTCGCTCGCCAGGCGGGGGTTTCTTATCAGACCGTCTCCCGGGTTCTTAATAAATCGGTGAACGTGGCTGAGAAAACGCGTATCCGGGTTGAACAGGCGATTGAAGATCTGCGCTACGTTCCAAATCGCCTGGCGCAACAGCTGGTGGGGAAACGCACCCAGACGCTGGGGTTAGTGACCACCTCCCTTGCGCTGCATGCGCCATCGCAAATCGCCGCATCCGTGAAAAAGCACGCCCGTGAGGCGGGCTACCAGGTTCTGATTTCGATGATTGATGACGCTGACCCCACGGCCATTCAGCAATCCATTAACGACTTCAAATCGCAGTTTATCGAAAAAATTCTGATTAACGTTCCGCTGGAGACCCCGCCCGCCCGGGAGCTGGCTGAGCATAATTGCGATGTTACCTGCCTGTTTCTCGATGTGGCACCGGACAGCGGGGTGTTTCATGTCATCTTTGATCCCGCCAACGGCACTCAGGAGAGCGTTAAACGCCTATGCGAACTGGGACACAGCAACATTGCGCTGATGCCTGGCCCGCAGAATTCTGTTTCGGCTACATTGCGTCTGGAAAACTGGTTGAGCAGCCTGGCAACTTTCGGCATAACGCCTGCGGCCGTTATTTTCGGTACCTGGGATGCCCAAAGCGGTTACGACGGTGCACGCGAGCTCCTCGACGATAAAACGGCATTTAGCGCCCTGCTGGTGGGGAACGACCAGATGGCGCTGGGCGCGCTAAGCGCGTTGAATAAGGCGGGCATCGCGGTCCCCCGGCAGGTTTCCGTCATTGGCTACGATGACAGTTATGAAAGCGCGTTTTTTATTCCTGCGCTCACCACGGTGCGGCTTGATTTAGATGCCCAGGGTCAGGAAGCGGTGGCGAGAGTGCTCGCGGCAACCCCGGATAGCACTCCCGACAGCTGCGTTATGCCTGCGGAGTTTATTTTACGTGATTCGGTGACGGTGAATGGAAAGGGATAA
- a CDS encoding oligosaccharide MFS transporter has translation MVTGKRNYILLSIFDFLYLFAWSSTMAFFVIWTTQHLGISATQTGWLYAINAFIALTMQPFFGYISDKFGTKKSLIFLIIALLLPVGPFFIYVYAPLLVSSFWLGAILGGIYLGVIFNSGCGVIDSYIDKISRRYSFEYGRVRMWGSLGWAAAAYIVGRNINDNPDLSFWLASIAIVLAAGCFMLTKITVTLEEEKMTSSLKAGHVLELMKDKQFWMLIIFTLFVTQIYDTYDQQFAQYFSLQFPTVDEGNKWYGTLASIQVCGETLFLGLMPWFVNRVGAKWALVIAGTIMSVRILGSAIPLGPVWIAAVKMMHAIEKPLILISVFKFIAQNFDHKLSSTIYLLVLFAASIATTVYSPVVGHLYDTIGFANTYIILGVVSGLFTLFSVFSLRNKKDKVIALSPERESLA, from the coding sequence ATGGTTACCGGTAAAAGGAACTACATCCTTTTAAGCATTTTCGATTTTCTCTACCTGTTTGCCTGGTCGTCAACGATGGCCTTTTTTGTTATCTGGACGACCCAGCATTTAGGCATCAGCGCCACCCAGACGGGGTGGTTATATGCGATAAATGCCTTTATTGCGCTGACCATGCAGCCGTTCTTTGGTTATATCTCTGATAAATTTGGCACCAAAAAATCGCTCATCTTTTTAATTATTGCGCTGCTGCTGCCGGTCGGACCCTTCTTTATTTATGTCTATGCTCCCTTGCTGGTGAGCTCATTCTGGCTGGGGGCAATTCTGGGCGGCATCTATCTGGGGGTGATTTTTAACTCCGGGTGCGGCGTTATCGACTCCTATATCGATAAAATATCCCGCCGTTATTCCTTCGAATATGGACGGGTGAGAATGTGGGGCTCCCTGGGTTGGGCCGCCGCGGCCTATATTGTCGGGCGAAATATTAACGACAATCCTGATCTCTCGTTCTGGCTGGCCAGTATTGCCATCGTCTTAGCGGCTGGCTGCTTTATGCTGACCAAAATTACGGTCACGCTGGAAGAAGAAAAAATGACCTCGTCATTAAAAGCGGGTCATGTTCTTGAATTGATGAAAGACAAGCAGTTCTGGATGCTGATTATTTTTACGCTGTTCGTTACGCAAATTTATGACACCTACGACCAACAGTTTGCGCAGTATTTCTCTCTACAGTTCCCCACCGTTGACGAGGGCAATAAATGGTATGGCACCCTGGCATCAATTCAGGTGTGTGGCGAAACCTTATTCCTTGGGCTGATGCCATGGTTTGTGAACCGCGTCGGCGCGAAGTGGGCGCTGGTAATTGCCGGGACCATTATGTCGGTGCGTATTCTGGGATCTGCAATTCCACTGGGTCCGGTCTGGATCGCCGCAGTCAAAATGATGCACGCCATTGAGAAACCCTTAATCCTGATCTCCGTCTTCAAATTTATCGCGCAGAATTTTGACCATAAGCTGTCGTCCACCATCTATTTACTGGTGCTGTTTGCGGCTTCTATTGCGACAACGGTCTACTCCCCGGTGGTCGGGCATTTATATGACACTATTGGCTTTGCCAATACCTATATCATTCTTGGCGTTGTCTCAGGACTCTTTACGCTGTTCTCCGTATTTTCTCTGCGGAATAAAAAAGACAAGGTTATTGCGCTTTCTCCAGAGAGAGAGTCTTTAGCATAA
- a CDS encoding beta-galactosidase: MGRLFTQLNFLHGADYNPDQWLGQPDILEKDIAMMKEAKCNVMSVGIFSWSKLEPAEGEYQFGWLDSVLDTLYANGIYIFLATPSGARPAWVSEKYPEVLRTNSDLTKNLHGERHNHCVSSPEYLRLTGKINTQLAKRYAHHPAVLAWHISNEYGGDCHCEICQQAFRDWLKKKYQTLENLNQRWWSAFWSHEYSSWSQIHSPGPLGEQSVHGLNIDWRRFMSEQVALFCRHEIEAVKPFNPALPATTNFHGAFSDYDYWRLAQEVDFISWDSYPEWHKPQKQQETAGYTAFTFDLMRSLKPGLPFLLMESTPGTTNWQAVSKLKRPGMHLLSAMQAVAHGSDSVQYFQWRKSRGSVEKLHGAVVDHVGHLNTRVGQDVKQVGAALEKLAPAAGADYRAEVAMVYDWDNRWAVNDAAGPRNCGIKFEETVQQHYQALWQQSIPVDIVSQQSDLSPYRVIVAPMLYMVNEAFAERVSQFVAAGGVFIATYWTGIVNPDDLCFTTGFPGPLRDVLGIWSEEIDGLYEGETNQIAITSSTWSRTGRAYECRELCDLIHAETADVLGVYQQDFYAGRPAATRNLYGKGQAYYLAARTGSDFLQDFYQMIAHEYGITASTTMQLPEGVVATARYREGQAYIFVQNYSDQAVTLDLSEESRELTPLLKGDVLRDHRYPLPGFGVEVFMAGNK, translated from the coding sequence ATGGGCAGGTTATTTACGCAACTCAATTTTCTGCACGGTGCGGACTATAATCCGGATCAGTGGCTCGGTCAGCCCGATATTCTTGAGAAAGATATCGCGATGATGAAGGAAGCCAAATGCAACGTGATGTCAGTAGGGATATTTAGCTGGTCTAAACTTGAGCCTGCTGAAGGGGAATACCAGTTTGGCTGGCTGGATAGCGTTCTGGATACGCTTTATGCCAACGGAATATATATCTTTCTGGCAACACCCAGTGGGGCAAGACCTGCCTGGGTATCGGAAAAATACCCTGAGGTGTTACGGACCAATAGCGATTTAACGAAAAACCTGCACGGGGAACGCCATAATCACTGTGTTTCATCCCCCGAATATTTACGCCTGACCGGTAAAATTAACACCCAGCTGGCGAAACGTTATGCGCATCATCCTGCGGTACTGGCCTGGCATATCTCCAATGAGTATGGCGGCGACTGCCACTGTGAGATCTGCCAGCAGGCCTTCCGTGACTGGCTGAAAAAGAAGTATCAGACGTTAGAGAACCTGAATCAGCGCTGGTGGAGTGCATTCTGGAGCCACGAATATTCCAGCTGGAGCCAGATCCATTCCCCAGGGCCGCTGGGGGAGCAGTCCGTTCACGGGCTGAACATTGACTGGCGGCGCTTTATGAGTGAGCAGGTGGCGCTATTTTGTCGCCATGAGATTGAGGCGGTCAAACCCTTCAATCCTGCGTTACCCGCCACCACAAACTTCCATGGGGCGTTCAGCGATTACGATTACTGGCGTCTTGCGCAGGAGGTGGATTTCATCTCATGGGACAGTTATCCGGAGTGGCACAAGCCGCAAAAGCAGCAGGAAACCGCAGGCTACACGGCCTTTACCTTTGACCTGATGCGAAGCCTTAAACCCGGGCTGCCGTTCCTGCTGATGGAGTCCACGCCCGGCACTACCAACTGGCAGGCCGTCAGCAAGTTGAAAAGGCCCGGGATGCACCTGCTCTCGGCGATGCAGGCGGTGGCTCACGGTTCCGACTCGGTGCAATATTTCCAGTGGCGAAAAAGCCGCGGTTCGGTCGAAAAATTACACGGCGCGGTTGTGGATCATGTCGGCCATCTCAATACCCGCGTCGGGCAGGATGTGAAGCAGGTAGGGGCGGCGCTGGAAAAACTGGCACCTGCAGCAGGGGCGGATTACCGGGCTGAAGTGGCGATGGTCTATGACTGGGATAACCGCTGGGCGGTAAACGACGCCGCCGGGCCGCGTAACTGTGGCATTAAGTTTGAAGAGACGGTGCAGCAGCACTATCAGGCGCTCTGGCAGCAGAGTATCCCGGTGGATATCGTTTCCCAACAGTCCGATCTCAGCCCATACCGGGTGATCGTCGCCCCGATGCTCTATATGGTGAATGAGGCTTTCGCCGAACGTGTGAGCCAGTTTGTGGCGGCGGGCGGGGTATTTATCGCCACCTACTGGACCGGTATCGTCAACCCGGATGACCTGTGCTTCACCACCGGGTTCCCCGGTCCTTTACGGGATGTATTAGGTATCTGGTCGGAAGAGATCGACGGTCTGTACGAAGGCGAAACGAATCAGATCGCTATCACGTCATCCACCTGGAGCCGCACGGGACGGGCGTATGAATGTCGGGAACTGTGCGATCTCATTCACGCGGAAACGGCAGACGTGCTGGGCGTATATCAACAGGATTTTTATGCGGGCAGGCCAGCCGCCACCCGTAACCTGTATGGCAAAGGGCAGGCGTACTATCTCGCGGCCAGAACCGGAAGCGACTTCCTGCAAGATTTTTATCAGATGATTGCGCATGAGTACGGTATTACTGCCTCCACCACTATGCAGCTGCCGGAAGGGGTGGTCGCCACAGCAAGATACCGCGAAGGGCAGGCGTATATTTTTGTACAGAACTATAGCGACCAGGCCGTCACGCTTGATTTGAGCGAAGAGAGTCGGGAGCTGACACCCTTACTTAAGGGCGACGTGCTCAGGGATCATCGCTATCCACTGCCTGGGTTTGGCGTTGAGGTGTTTATGGCGGGAAACAAATAA
- the gap gene encoding type I glyceraldehyde-3-phosphate dehydrogenase yields the protein MVKVGINGFGRIGRNFLRAALGNPDIHIAAINDLTDSKTLAHLLKYDSLLGTLPVAVEAGEGALQVDGQRITVFSERDPANIRWAEAGVEVVIEATGFFTEREKAAVHIHSGGAKRVIISAPGKNDDLTVVMGVNDTLYDPAQHYVVSNGSCTTNGLAPAAQVLHQQFGIEHGLMNTTHAYTNSQALHDQPEKDLRGARAAALSIVPYSSGAAKALGKVIPELDGRLTGYSLRVPVPVVSIVDLTVTLSRDVTVDEVNNAFRSAAASGPLKGILGYSDEPLVSSDYQGDPRSSIIDGLSTLVIGGKMVKILAWYDNEWGFSNRLVDLALLMDRKGV from the coding sequence ATGGTTAAGGTCGGTATTAACGGTTTCGGCAGGATCGGACGTAATTTCTTACGCGCTGCGCTGGGCAATCCGGATATTCATATTGCAGCGATTAACGATCTGACGGACAGCAAAACCCTCGCCCACTTGTTGAAATACGACTCCCTGCTCGGCACCCTGCCGGTAGCCGTCGAAGCCGGTGAAGGGGCGCTGCAGGTGGATGGTCAACGTATCACCGTCTTCAGCGAACGCGACCCGGCAAACATCCGCTGGGCTGAGGCAGGCGTAGAGGTAGTTATCGAGGCCACGGGCTTTTTCACCGAGCGCGAGAAGGCGGCGGTCCATATTCACAGCGGCGGTGCAAAGCGCGTCATCATCTCCGCACCGGGTAAAAACGACGATCTGACGGTAGTCATGGGAGTCAACGACACCCTGTACGATCCGGCGCAACATTACGTGGTCAGTAACGGGAGCTGCACCACTAACGGCCTGGCACCCGCAGCGCAGGTGCTGCACCAGCAGTTTGGCATTGAGCACGGGCTGATGAATACCACCCACGCCTACACCAACAGCCAGGCGCTGCACGACCAGCCGGAAAAAGATCTTCGCGGTGCCCGTGCGGCGGCGCTGTCGATTGTGCCCTACTCCAGCGGGGCGGCGAAGGCGCTGGGTAAAGTGATTCCGGAGCTTGATGGCCGACTGACGGGCTATTCGCTGCGCGTGCCGGTACCGGTCGTTTCCATCGTCGATCTGACCGTTACCCTGAGCCGGGACGTGACTGTCGACGAGGTTAACAATGCCTTTCGCAGCGCGGCGGCGAGCGGGCCACTGAAAGGGATCCTGGGCTACAGCGATGAGCCGTTGGTCTCCAGCGATTACCAGGGCGATCCGCGCTCCTCCATTATCGATGGGCTATCCACCCTGGTGATAGGCGGCAAGATGGTGAAGATCCTCGCGTGGTATGACAACGAATGGGGATTCTCGAATCGGCTGGTTGATCTGGCCCTGCTGATGGACCGCAAAGGCGTATAA
- a CDS encoding GlxA family transcriptional regulator translates to MKKILIIVPDGGMLFEAAGIADILTQANLLRPEGPCYRIIIATTQPHQVIHGQSGLNLLADYRLPELDPREPLDTIIITGRGLNAQESTAVVDWLHLAAPHARRIASVCGGALLLAQAGVLDGRRATTHWRLLETLQNSWPQVKVESGPLYIQDGPIWTSGGVSTGFDLTLALVEEDYGFSLARDVAQDMVMYLRRPGGQLQFSRYHLPQPGASGPIAELQGWILQNLTADLCVEKLAEKAAMSPRNFTRVFTRDTGASPARYVTEARLAAARHLLEQTKEPLERIAEQSGFGTSINLRRVFEKQLHLTPGEYRQRFHSRKMA, encoded by the coding sequence ATGAAGAAGATCCTGATTATCGTACCCGACGGCGGCATGTTGTTTGAGGCCGCCGGTATCGCCGACATTCTGACCCAGGCCAACCTGCTGCGTCCGGAAGGCCCCTGCTATCGGATAATTATCGCCACAACCCAGCCCCATCAGGTGATCCACGGTCAGTCCGGCCTGAACCTGCTGGCCGACTATCGCCTGCCGGAGCTTGATCCGCGCGAGCCGCTCGACACCATCATCATTACCGGACGCGGGCTCAACGCGCAGGAGAGCACGGCGGTGGTCGACTGGCTGCATCTCGCTGCGCCACACGCGCGGCGTATTGCTTCGGTCTGCGGAGGCGCACTGCTTCTGGCGCAGGCCGGCGTGCTGGATGGCCGACGGGCAACCACCCACTGGCGTCTGCTGGAAACCCTGCAAAACAGCTGGCCGCAGGTAAAAGTGGAAAGCGGCCCGCTGTATATCCAGGACGGCCCGATCTGGACCTCCGGTGGCGTCAGCACCGGATTCGATCTGACGCTGGCGCTGGTTGAGGAGGACTACGGCTTTAGCCTCGCCCGGGACGTCGCGCAGGACATGGTGATGTATCTGCGCCGCCCCGGCGGACAGCTGCAGTTCAGCCGCTATCATCTGCCGCAGCCCGGTGCCTCTGGCCCGATTGCAGAGCTGCAGGGCTGGATCCTGCAAAACCTCACGGCGGATCTGTGCGTGGAAAAGCTGGCGGAAAAGGCCGCGATGAGTCCGCGTAATTTTACCCGGGTATTCACCCGCGACACCGGCGCATCCCCGGCCCGCTACGTCACCGAGGCGCGTCTGGCTGCGGCGCGACACCTGCTGGAGCAAACCAAAGAGCCGCTGGAGCGCATCGCAGAGCAGAGCGGGTTTGGCACCAGCATCAACCTGCGGCGGGTATTCGAAAAACAGCTCCACCTGACACCGGGCGAGTACCGCCAGCGTTTTCATAGCCGCAAAATGGCGTAA
- a CDS encoding fatty acid desaturase, with protein sequence MALYLHSQQREQIRRLSTSLLWRSEMPTWLLMVAIYGGWFTTLAYWQTLGLLPATLLLILFSTWYMSLQHELIHGHPTRFPWLNQLFGTLPLAVWYPYGLYRDSHLAHHRQDSLTVPVDDPESYYFTPASWARISPWHRRAIQARNTFGGRLLLGPLMDIGQTLGSALSAFRQLQYAAMTMWLVHGVLLAALFWWMAHQGFSPLWFVLAVSYPALALTKVRSFLEHRAADDPLARSVINEAGAFWQLLFLNLNYHSVHHDLPGVPWYGLKAIYRQHREAYQQRNQDFVVQGYGQWLRHFWRTPVDVTVHPGIEGGEGHE encoded by the coding sequence ATGGCCCTCTATTTACACTCACAACAGCGCGAGCAGATCCGTCGCCTTTCCACCAGCCTGCTGTGGCGCAGCGAAATGCCGACCTGGCTGCTGATGGTGGCGATTTATGGCGGCTGGTTTACCACGCTGGCGTACTGGCAGACGCTCGGTCTGCTGCCGGCGACCCTGCTGCTGATCCTTTTTAGCACCTGGTACATGTCGCTCCAGCATGAGCTAATCCACGGCCATCCCACGCGTTTTCCCTGGCTTAACCAGCTGTTTGGCACCTTGCCGCTGGCGGTCTGGTACCCCTATGGCCTCTATCGGGATTCCCATCTGGCGCACCATCGTCAAGACAGTCTGACCGTACCGGTGGATGATCCCGAATCCTATTACTTTACCCCGGCGAGCTGGGCGCGCATTTCACCCTGGCACAGGCGGGCGATCCAGGCCCGCAATACCTTTGGTGGTCGGCTGCTGCTGGGGCCGCTGATGGATATTGGCCAGACGCTCGGCAGCGCGCTGTCGGCATTTCGCCAGCTGCAGTATGCGGCGATGACGATGTGGCTGGTGCACGGGGTACTGCTTGCTGCGCTTTTCTGGTGGATGGCGCATCAGGGATTCTCGCCGCTCTGGTTTGTGCTGGCGGTAAGCTACCCGGCGCTGGCCCTGACCAAAGTGCGTTCTTTTCTCGAGCACCGGGCGGCGGACGATCCCCTCGCGCGTTCGGTCATTAACGAGGCCGGGGCGTTCTGGCAGCTGCTGTTTTTAAATCTCAACTACCATTCAGTACATCACGATCTGCCCGGCGTGCCCTGGTACGGACTGAAAGCCATCTATCGGCAACATCGTGAGGCGTATCAGCAGCGAAACCAGGATTTTGTGGTCCAGGGCTACGGCCAGTGGTTGCGCCATTTCTGGCGGACACCGGTGGATGTCACGGTCCATCCCGGCATTGAAGGAGGTGAAGGCCATGAGTGA
- a CDS encoding phosphate/phosphite/phosphonate ABC transporter substrate-binding protein, whose amino-acid sequence MSETLAFPMYDINHADTEALYRAVQQLLIAHGVAVTEQAPSFPGDELLAHWRNPGLVLSQTCGFPLVTALPEVQVVGCFHYTAPGCEGEFYRSLLVARAQDSAKTLADFRGQRVVCNAPDSQSGYNVLLKMVAPLAEQGRFFSGVTFSGSHRQSLIALRRGEGDIAAIDCVTWALLQRHEPELQAGLAVIGRSPLAPGLPLITAASTSSDTLRAIRAALTDLVSAPHYREICSALFIGGFSEATRQLWEVLLDWRRQAAEAGLHQL is encoded by the coding sequence ATGAGTGAGACGCTGGCGTTTCCCATGTATGACATTAACCACGCGGACACAGAGGCCCTCTACCGGGCGGTGCAACAGCTGCTGATAGCCCACGGCGTGGCGGTAACCGAACAGGCACCCTCGTTTCCCGGGGACGAGCTGCTGGCGCACTGGCGAAATCCCGGCCTGGTGCTGAGTCAGACCTGCGGCTTTCCGCTGGTGACTGCGTTGCCGGAGGTGCAGGTTGTGGGCTGTTTTCACTACACTGCGCCAGGCTGCGAGGGAGAGTTTTATCGCAGCCTGCTGGTGGCACGGGCACAGGATAGCGCTAAAACGCTGGCCGATTTTCGCGGCCAGCGGGTGGTGTGCAACGCTCCTGATTCGCAGTCAGGGTACAACGTACTGCTGAAGATGGTGGCTCCGCTGGCAGAGCAGGGCCGTTTTTTCTCCGGCGTAACCTTTAGCGGCAGCCATCGCCAGTCGCTGATCGCGCTCCGGCGCGGTGAGGGCGATATCGCCGCCATCGACTGCGTGACCTGGGCCCTGTTGCAGCGCCATGAACCTGAGCTGCAGGCCGGGCTGGCGGTTATTGGCCGCAGCCCGCTGGCACCGGGTCTGCCTTTGATAACCGCTGCCAGTACCTCATCGGATACCCTACGGGCCATACGCGCCGCGCTTACGGACCTGGTGAGCGCGCCGCACTATCGGGAGATCTGTTCGGCCCTGTTTATTGGTGGCTTTAGCGAAGCGACACGCCAGTTATGGGAGGTATTGCTGGACTGGCGTCGGCAGGCCGCAGAGGCGGGTTTGCATCAGCTTTGA
- the ychF gene encoding redox-regulated ATPase YchF: protein MGFKCGIVGLPNVGKSTLFNALTKAGIEAANFPFCTIEPNTGVVPMPDPRLDQLAEIVKPQRILPTTMEFVDIAGLVKGASKGEGLGNQFLTNIRETEAIGHVVRCFENDNIIHVNNKVDPADDIEVINTELALSDLDTCERALHRVQKKAKGGDKDAKAEQAALEKCLPQLENAGMLRALKNLTEEDKAAIKYLSFLTLKPTMYIANVNEDGFENNPYLDKVREIAAAEGSVVVAVCAAVESDIAELDDADREEFMAELGLEEPGLNRVIRAGYELLNLQTYFTAGVKEVRAWTIPVGATAPQAAGKIHTDFEKGFIRAQTIAFEDFITYKGEQGAKEAGKMRAEGKDYIVKDGDVMNFLFNV from the coding sequence ATGGGATTCAAATGCGGTATCGTTGGTCTGCCTAACGTTGGCAAATCCACCCTGTTTAACGCGCTGACTAAAGCGGGCATCGAAGCGGCTAACTTCCCGTTCTGCACCATCGAGCCAAACACCGGTGTCGTGCCAATGCCCGATCCGCGTCTGGACCAGCTGGCGGAGATCGTTAAGCCGCAGCGTATTCTGCCCACCACCATGGAGTTCGTGGACATCGCCGGTCTGGTAAAAGGCGCGTCCAAAGGTGAAGGCCTGGGCAACCAGTTCCTGACCAACATCCGTGAAACCGAAGCCATCGGCCACGTTGTTCGTTGCTTTGAAAACGACAACATCATCCACGTGAACAACAAAGTGGATCCGGCTGACGATATCGAAGTGATCAACACCGAGCTGGCGCTGTCTGACCTCGACACCTGCGAGCGCGCTCTGCACCGCGTGCAGAAGAAAGCCAAAGGCGGCGACAAAGACGCGAAAGCGGAACAGGCTGCGCTGGAAAAATGTCTGCCACAGCTGGAAAACGCCGGCATGCTGCGCGCCCTGAAAAACCTGACCGAAGAAGACAAAGCGGCGATCAAATACCTGAGCTTCCTGACCCTGAAGCCAACCATGTATATCGCTAACGTCAACGAAGACGGTTTTGAAAACAACCCGTACCTCGACAAAGTGCGTGAGATCGCAGCTGCCGAAGGTTCTGTGGTGGTAGCGGTTTGTGCCGCGGTGGAATCTGATATCGCCGAGCTGGACGATGCCGACCGTGAAGAGTTCATGGCCGAGCTGGGTCTGGAAGAGCCAGGTCTGAACCGCGTGATCCGCGCCGGTTACGAACTGCTGAACCTGCAGACCTACTTCACCGCGGGCGTGAAAGAAGTGCGTGCATGGACCATCCCTGTTGGCGCGACTGCTCCACAGGCCGCAGGCAAGATCCACACCGACTTCGAGAAAGGCTTTATCCGTGCGCAGACGATCGCCTTTGAAGACTTCATCACCTACAAGGGTGAGCAAGGCGCGAAAGAAGCGGGCAAGATGCGTGCTGAAGGGAAAGACTACATCGTTAAAGATGGCGATGTGATGAACTTCCTGTTTAACGTCTAA